The following coding sequences are from one Haploplasma axanthum window:
- the trhA gene encoding PAQR family membrane homeostasis protein TrhA, with product MKATGKQTLGEEIANSVSHGVMAIFGIVATILLLIKSKNPTEVIASLIFGFGIVMLYTMSTIYHALANKTAKSVFRRFDHLSIYVLIGGTFAPPLLLLEGLRKPLFGIEGFLSTGLTLFIIQWILIIVGVVFKSIWVKKFMKLHVFLFLLMGWSALSFMGILLATSVQAFWLILFGGVAYTIGVIFFALPKYKYFHFIWHIFTAIGTILQFIAIYGYLY from the coding sequence ATGAAAGCGACAGGAAAACAAACACTTGGAGAAGAAATAGCAAATTCAGTATCACATGGAGTAATGGCAATATTTGGAATTGTAGCAACAATTCTTTTATTAATCAAAAGTAAAAATCCAACTGAGGTAATTGCCTCATTAATATTTGGATTTGGAATAGTAATGTTATATACAATGAGTACAATCTATCATGCACTTGCTAATAAAACAGCTAAAAGTGTTTTTAGAAGATTTGATCATTTATCTATATATGTTTTAATTGGTGGAACATTTGCTCCACCATTGTTATTGCTTGAAGGATTAAGAAAACCTTTATTTGGAATTGAAGGGTTCTTATCAACAGGTTTAACACTGTTTATAATTCAATGGATATTAATAATTGTTGGTGTTGTCTTTAAATCAATTTGGGTAAAGAAATTTATGAAATTACACGTATTCTTATTCCTTTTAATGGGATGGAGTGCACTATCATTTATGGGAATTTTACTTGCAACTAGTGTTCAAGCATTCTGGTTAATTCTATTTGGTGGTGTAGCATATACAATAGGTGTTATTTTCTTTGCATTACCTAAATATAAGTATTTCCATTTTATTTGGCACATATTTACAGCCATAGGAACAATATTACAATTTATTGCCATTTACGGGTATCTTTATTAA
- the ald gene encoding alanine dehydrogenase, producing the protein MLIGTIKEIMNNEYRVGLTASNIYELVEQGHEVLVEKGSGVNSGISDEEYQEAGAKIIETAKEVWDRVELLIKVKEPIESEFKYFRKNLTIFSYMHLSAHKELTAELLKKGTNAISYETLLTKDGELPCLKPMSSIAGRMSAIIGAEYLQKAKGGSGILISGLPGVKRANAVIVGAGNVGENALKMLVGLGANVTILDVNIKKLGLLDDIYKNRIQTLYSDSENLEKAITNADLVIGAISLPGLKTPKLIKRKYYKKMRPGSVIVDVAIDQGGSTEVSKPTTHDDPIFYVDGILHYCVANIPGAVPLTATEALNNATFRYISLIAKLGIENALETSYEIKTAANIINGKVVNENVAKSLKLNFN; encoded by the coding sequence TTGTTAATAGGAACAATCAAAGAAATTATGAATAATGAATACCGTGTAGGACTTACTGCAAGCAATATATATGAACTTGTAGAACAAGGACATGAAGTATTAGTAGAAAAAGGTTCAGGTGTTAATTCTGGAATTAGTGATGAAGAATATCAAGAGGCTGGTGCCAAGATAATTGAAACTGCAAAAGAAGTTTGGGATAGAGTTGAGTTACTAATAAAAGTGAAAGAACCGATTGAAAGTGAATTTAAATATTTTAGAAAAAATTTAACAATATTTAGTTATATGCATTTGTCAGCACATAAAGAATTAACTGCTGAATTATTAAAAAAAGGTACTAACGCAATTTCATATGAAACATTATTAACTAAAGATGGAGAATTACCATGTTTAAAGCCAATGAGTAGTATTGCTGGTCGTATGAGTGCAATTATTGGAGCTGAGTATCTTCAAAAAGCTAAAGGAGGAAGTGGAATATTGATTTCTGGTCTTCCTGGTGTTAAACGTGCAAATGCAGTTATAGTTGGTGCAGGAAATGTTGGAGAGAATGCTTTAAAAATGCTTGTTGGACTTGGAGCTAATGTTACAATTCTTGATGTAAATATTAAAAAACTAGGATTGTTAGATGATATTTATAAAAATAGAATACAAACATTATATAGTGATTCTGAAAACTTAGAAAAAGCAATCACAAATGCAGATTTAGTAATTGGAGCAATCTCATTACCAGGACTTAAAACACCCAAGTTAATTAAGAGAAAGTATTATAAAAAAATGCGCCCAGGTAGCGTTATTGTTGATGTTGCAATAGATCAAGGTGGTTCTACTGAGGTTAGTAAACCAACGACACACGATGATCCAATCTTTTATGTTGATGGAATATTACATTATTGTGTTGCCAATATACCTGGTGCTGTACCTTTAACAGCTACAGAAGCTTTAAATAACGCAACTTTCAGATATATATCATTAATTGCTAAACTAGGTATTGAAAATGCTTTAGAAACAAGTTATGAGATTAAAACAGCAGCAAATATAATTAATGGTAAAGTTGTTAATGAAAATGTAGCTAAATCATTAAAATTAAATTTTAATTAA
- a CDS encoding nicotinate phosphoribosyltransferase, with translation MDERKLTLLMDFYELTMSYGYYRDNKHLDIAVFDVFFRSVPDNGGYAIMAGLEQVISYINNLSFNDSEIELLRNKKMFNEEFLKFLKDFKFSSDVYAIAEGTPIFPQEPILVVKGPIIECQLVETMILLTLNHQSLIATKASRIVNQAKGRSVMEFGARRAHGYDASIYGARAAYIAGVAGTSNTYVEYLYGVPALGTMAHSYIQSYPTEYEAFLSYAKTFPNNTTVLVDTYDTLHQGIPNAIKLHNEYLKPKGYYLKGIRIDSGDLTYLSKKARKMLDEAGLYDTQIVVSNSLDEYLIKELIHQGAQIDSFGVGERLVTARSEAVFGGVFKLSAVMENGVLTPKIKLSENVVKTTTPGFKQLYRFYDENNKAIADVVTLFDEVIDEGEPYELFHPEYPYKRKVVSNFKVRKLLEPIFLKGKLVYKQPKLEEIRNFNKEEMKTLWDEVLRLERPHQYYVDLSQKLWDLKQELINKYKEKN, from the coding sequence ATGGATGAAAGAAAACTTACGTTATTAATGGACTTTTATGAATTAACAATGTCATATGGATACTACAGAGATAATAAGCATCTAGATATTGCAGTTTTTGATGTATTCTTTAGAAGTGTTCCAGATAATGGCGGATATGCTATTATGGCTGGTTTAGAACAAGTAATTAGTTATATAAATAATTTGTCATTTAATGATAGCGAAATAGAATTATTAAGAAATAAAAAAATGTTTAATGAAGAATTTTTGAAGTTTTTAAAAGACTTTAAATTTAGTTCTGATGTTTATGCAATTGCTGAGGGAACACCAATATTTCCTCAAGAACCAATTTTAGTAGTTAAAGGACCAATAATTGAATGTCAATTAGTAGAAACAATGATTCTTTTAACGCTAAATCACCAAAGTTTAATTGCTACAAAAGCATCAAGAATAGTTAATCAAGCAAAAGGCAGAAGTGTTATGGAGTTTGGTGCTAGAAGAGCTCATGGATATGATGCTTCAATTTATGGAGCAAGAGCAGCATATATTGCTGGTGTTGCAGGAACATCAAATACATACGTAGAATACCTATATGGAGTTCCAGCACTTGGAACAATGGCACATAGCTATATTCAAAGTTATCCAACAGAATATGAAGCATTTTTATCATATGCAAAAACATTCCCAAATAATACAACAGTCTTAGTTGATACTTATGATACACTTCATCAAGGAATTCCAAATGCAATTAAACTTCATAATGAATATTTGAAGCCTAAAGGTTATTATCTAAAAGGAATTAGAATTGATAGTGGAGATTTAACATATTTAAGTAAAAAAGCTCGTAAGATGTTAGATGAAGCTGGACTTTATGATACACAAATTGTTGTTTCAAATTCACTGGATGAATATCTTATTAAGGAGTTAATTCATCAAGGAGCTCAGATTGATTCATTTGGTGTTGGTGAAAGATTGGTAACTGCACGAAGTGAAGCTGTTTTTGGAGGAGTATTTAAACTATCTGCAGTAATGGAAAATGGTGTTCTTACACCTAAAATCAAACTTTCTGAAAATGTTGTAAAAACAACAACTCCAGGATTTAAGCAATTATATCGTTTTTATGATGAAAATAATAAAGCGATTGCGGATGTTGTTACTCTATTTGATGAAGTTATTGATGAAGGGGAACCATATGAATTATTTCACCCTGAATATCCATACAAAAGAAAAGTTGTTTCTAATTTTAAAGTTAGAAAATTATTAGAACCAATATTCCTTAAAGGGAAATTAGTTTATAAACAACCTAAATTAGAAGAAATTAGAAATTTCAATAAAGAAGAAATGAAAACATTGTGGGATGAAGTTTTAAGACTTGAAAGACCACACCAATATTATGTTGATTTATCACAAAAATTATGGGACTTAAAACAAGAATTAATAAATAAATATAAAGAAAAGAATTGA
- a CDS encoding tRNA (cytidine(34)-2'-O)-methyltransferase, translating into MSRNNIEVVLYNPEIPQNTGNIMRTCVALGLKLHLIEPLGFKIDDTKLRRSALDYYEFINYEVHKSFDDFKEKNPGKYYYLTRYGNHNYTEINFKENNEKIYIFFGSESYGIDRKLLADNIDSCFRIPTTDKVRSLNLSNSVAIILYEAMRQNDFEGLIESEPDTLKGKDFLNKYQ; encoded by the coding sequence ATGAGTAGAAATAATATTGAAGTAGTTTTGTATAATCCGGAAATTCCTCAAAATACTGGAAACATAATGAGAACTTGTGTGGCATTAGGATTGAAATTACATTTAATTGAACCATTAGGTTTTAAAATTGATGATACAAAACTAAGAAGAAGTGCACTTGATTATTATGAATTTATAAATTATGAAGTGCATAAGTCATTTGATGATTTCAAAGAAAAGAATCCAGGTAAATATTATTATTTAACTAGATATGGAAATCATAATTACACAGAAATAAATTTTAAAGAAAATAACGAAAAGATATATATCTTTTTTGGTAGTGAATCATATGGTATCGATCGAAAACTCTTAGCAGATAATATTGATAGTTGTTTCAGAATACCTACAACAGATAAAGTTAGAAGTCTAAATCTATCTAATTCGGTTGCAATAATTTTATATGAAGCAATGCGACAAAATGATTTTGAAGGCTTAATTGAAAGCGAACCTGATACACTAAAAGGAAAAGATTTTTTAAATAAATATCAATAG
- a CDS encoding Fic family protein — protein MDFKVIDNKKKVIDSHRPFSQNINKQLRSKLVVEWTYNSNAIEGNTLTLSETKVVLENGITIKGKPLKDHLESINHKEAIEYIEALVSKNIGLSEYEIKAIHHLILKEVDSANAGKYRNENVLISGAKHLPPSYLNVSLEMQKFIDKYQNMSKTHPLVRACFLHGEFVKIHPFVDGNGRTARLLMNFELIKSGYPPVVIKTEDRAEYYDALDRAHTTNDYTDFIKMIVDLVNESEDLYLYLIG, from the coding sequence ATTGATTTTAAAGTCATTGATAACAAGAAGAAAGTCATTGATTCACATCGACCATTTTCTCAAAATATTAATAAACAATTACGAAGTAAATTAGTCGTTGAGTGGACTTACAACTCTAATGCTATTGAAGGCAATACACTGACACTATCAGAGACGAAGGTCGTGCTGGAAAATGGTATTACAATTAAAGGAAAACCATTAAAAGATCATCTAGAATCTATTAATCATAAGGAAGCAATTGAATACATTGAAGCATTGGTTAGTAAAAACATTGGACTTTCAGAATATGAAATTAAAGCGATACATCATCTAATATTAAAAGAAGTTGATTCAGCAAATGCTGGTAAATATAGAAATGAAAATGTATTGATTAGTGGTGCTAAACATCTGCCACCATCTTATTTAAATGTTTCTTTAGAAATGCAAAAATTTATTGATAAATATCAAAACATGAGCAAGACACATCCACTGGTTAGAGCATGTTTTTTACATGGAGAATTTGTTAAAATACATCCATTTGTTGATGGAAATGGAAGGACAGCTAGATTACTCATGAACTTTGAACTAATCAAAAGTGGTTATCCACCAGTAGTTATTAAAACTGAAGATAGAGCAGAATATTATGACGCATTAGATCGTGCACATACAACGAATGATTATACAGATTTTATAAAGATGATAGTTGATTTAGTAAATGAATCTGAGGATCTATATTTATATTTAATTGGGTAG
- a CDS encoding acetate kinase, whose amino-acid sequence MMKIIAINAGSSSLKFQLLEMPEETVITSGVVEKIGSKDAIFTIKFNGKKDEKITEIKNHSVAVEMLLEALISNGIIKSVDEIEGVGHRIVQGGEIFQEAAVINDKVIEQIEGLAPLAPLHNHAHVIGIRAFVEALPNVLQLAVFDTTFHQTMDETSYLYATPYEWYEKYGVRKYGFHGTSHQYVSIEAAKRLNNKHAKLISCHIGNGVSITAIKDGKSIDTSMGLTPLEGVPMGTRTGNIDPAVLGLLQTKEGKSLEELLEIINKKSGYLGVSGISNDARDLFKAHFAGNKRATLALQIQAKRIADYIGSYYIQLQGLDAIIFTAGIGENSFLVRKLITDHLGVLGVEIDQEVNKATMGDEAVISTPNSKVKVLVIPTNEEVMLAREVYSRIDK is encoded by the coding sequence ATTATGAAAATTATTGCAATTAACGCTGGAAGTTCATCATTAAAATTTCAGTTGTTAGAAATGCCAGAAGAAACTGTTATTACATCTGGTGTCGTAGAAAAAATTGGATCAAAAGATGCAATTTTCACAATTAAGTTTAACGGAAAGAAAGACGAAAAGATTACAGAAATTAAAAACCATTCTGTTGCAGTTGAGATGTTACTAGAAGCACTTATCAGTAACGGAATTATTAAATCAGTAGATGAAATTGAAGGTGTTGGACACCGTATCGTTCAAGGTGGAGAAATATTCCAAGAAGCTGCTGTTATTAATGATAAGGTAATTGAACAAATTGAAGGATTAGCACCACTTGCACCACTTCATAATCATGCACACGTGATTGGTATTAGAGCATTTGTTGAAGCATTGCCAAACGTACTTCAATTAGCTGTATTTGATACAACATTCCATCAAACTATGGATGAAACATCATATTTATATGCAACACCATATGAATGGTATGAAAAATATGGAGTAAGAAAATATGGATTCCATGGTACATCACATCAATATGTTTCAATTGAAGCAGCTAAGAGATTGAATAATAAACATGCAAAACTAATTTCATGTCATATTGGAAATGGTGTTTCAATAACTGCAATAAAAGATGGGAAAAGTATTGATACATCAATGGGATTAACTCCTCTTGAAGGTGTTCCAATGGGAACAAGAACAGGAAATATTGATCCTGCAGTACTTGGACTTTTACAAACTAAAGAAGGTAAATCGTTAGAAGAATTATTAGAAATAATTAATAAAAAATCAGGTTATCTTGGAGTTTCAGGAATTTCTAATGATGCAAGAGATTTATTTAAAGCACATTTTGCAGGAAATAAAAGAGCAACACTTGCCCTACAAATTCAAGCAAAAAGAATTGCTGATTATATCGGAAGTTATTATATTCAATTACAAGGCTTAGATGCAATAATCTTTACTGCAGGAATTGGTGAAAACTCATTCTTAGTAAGAAAATTAATTACAGATCACCTTGGAGTTCTTGGTGTTGAAATTGATCAAGAAGTTAACAAGGCAACTATGGGAGATGAAGCAGTTATTTCTACTCCTAACTCAAAAGTTAAAGTATTAGTTATTCCAACAAATGAAGAAGTAATGCTTGCAAGAGAAGTATATTCAAGAATTGATAAATAA
- a CDS encoding PTS transporter subunit IIC translates to MKTFIIKTLNGMAYGLFATLIIGVIFQQIGMLLKVSFLSQDLYNLLTRLMGIGIGLGIAVSLKKEGLSLVVMAIVGSISSTFALSINPLSINTTIPPSNPLTVYFVCIFTLVIAEKILRRKTAIDIMLIPFVYVCISLILTLVLSYPLNTVNYYISKFVNAATNFSPFIMSIIIAVSMGIILTSPVSSAAIAFSISLTGIAAGAAVVGTCIQMVGIAIQSKRDNNLGKVITIGIGTSMLQFKNIIKKPILWLPTALSSMIIAPIAVSLGFESNTAGAGMGTAGLVGPLQSLFYMNYSTKSFISIIIIIVIGGLLVYIFDKIMYKKGIIHLGDFYLDDNL, encoded by the coding sequence ATGAAAACATTTATTATTAAAACCTTAAATGGTATGGCATATGGTTTGTTTGCCACTTTAATAATAGGAGTAATATTCCAACAAATAGGAATGTTACTAAAAGTCTCTTTTCTAAGTCAAGATTTATATAATCTTTTAACAAGGTTAATGGGAATTGGTATTGGACTTGGAATAGCAGTTTCTTTAAAAAAAGAAGGTTTATCACTTGTTGTTATGGCAATTGTTGGTAGTATATCATCAACCTTTGCATTAAGTATTAATCCGTTAAGCATTAATACTACCATTCCACCAAGTAATCCGTTAACAGTTTATTTTGTATGTATATTTACACTTGTTATTGCAGAAAAAATATTACGAAGAAAAACAGCAATCGATATTATGTTAATACCATTTGTATATGTATGTATTAGTTTAATACTAACACTAGTCCTTTCATATCCGTTAAATACGGTTAACTATTATATAAGTAAATTTGTTAATGCAGCAACTAATTTTTCACCATTTATTATGTCAATTATTATTGCTGTCTCAATGGGAATAATTTTGACATCCCCAGTTTCTAGTGCGGCAATTGCTTTTTCAATTAGCTTGACTGGAATTGCAGCTGGAGCTGCAGTAGTTGGAACGTGTATTCAAATGGTTGGAATTGCAATTCAATCAAAAAGAGATAATAATCTTGGTAAAGTAATAACGATTGGTATTGGAACATCAATGTTACAATTCAAGAATATCATAAAAAAACCAATCCTTTGGTTACCAACAGCATTAAGCTCAATGATTATAGCACCGATTGCTGTTAGTTTAGGTTTTGAAAGCAACACTGCTGGAGCTGGTATGGGAACAGCAGGACTTGTTGGTCCATTACAATCTTTGTTTTATATGAATTATTCGACTAAATCGTTTATTAGTATAATTATTATAATTGTTATTGGTGGACTTTTAGTATATATATTTGATAAAATAATGTATAAGAAAGGAATTATTCATCTTGGTGATTTTTATCTTGATGATAATTTATAG
- a CDS encoding YaaA family protein, whose protein sequence is MIIIMSPTKTFTQNKQKANIKPFFISKSNMLIEKIKKLSIEEIESAFKISNKLSIETFNYYQNINNDYKAIYQYGGTAFKYLNPSSISDTQLKNVYILSGLYGILNAFDGISPYRLEMLNKTFGSLYEYWKKDVTNYLKELRNKDLIINLASDEYAKVIEIDCLNIITINFIEIKNEKYSSSSMMLKKMRGLMANYILSNSINTIAEIKNIIIDEFKFDESLSTDKTLTFLKEEYNA, encoded by the coding sequence GTGATTATTATCATGTCTCCAACAAAGACTTTTACACAAAACAAACAAAAAGCAAATATTAAACCTTTTTTTATTTCTAAATCAAACATGTTGATCGAAAAAATTAAAAAGCTTTCTATTGAAGAAATTGAATCTGCTTTCAAAATATCAAACAAACTATCTATTGAAACTTTTAACTATTATCAAAATATTAACAACGACTATAAGGCAATCTATCAATATGGTGGTACAGCCTTTAAATATTTAAATCCCTCTTCAATATCTGATACTCAATTGAAAAATGTTTATATTTTATCTGGACTATACGGAATTTTGAATGCTTTTGATGGCATAAGTCCCTATCGATTAGAAATGTTAAATAAAACATTTGGATCATTATATGAGTATTGGAAAAAAGATGTAACAAATTATTTAAAAGAATTACGAAATAAAGATTTAATCATTAATCTGGCAAGTGATGAATATGCAAAAGTAATTGAAATTGATTGTTTAAATATTATTACAATTAACTTTATAGAGATTAAAAATGAAAAATATTCATCTTCTTCTATGATGTTAAAAAAGATGCGTGGTTTAATGGCTAATTATATTTTATCTAATAGTATTAACACGATTGCAGAAATTAAAAATATTATCATTGATGAGTTTAAATTTGATGAATCTTTATCAACAGACAAAACTCTAACATTCTTAAAGGAGGAATATAATGCGTAA
- the cls gene encoding cardiolipin synthase: MRKLVKMLTSKTLIIGLIFLVQMIFLFFIVYKLSINNYIGLYVQLFFIIMAFLTVIHILSNDDNPIYKMAWLIPVLALPVFGTFFYILYHGNNITQRTMRKYNQIIKDRASLLIEQPNYSNLKEINFFNRNGWRDYKNTSSLFLGSGEEKLKNLLWDLENAQEFILFEYFIISKGKMFDQILNILIDKASNGVEVKVLYDDFGCAGRLPSNFIKKMKKKNIEVIAFNRMRWHINFGMNYRDHRKIVVIDNKVGYTGGINIADEYINEYKRFGHWHDASVRIEGDAVWSLTLTFLENWNFSLKETEQVQYTKYYRKHKVEADGIVLPFADSPIEKSNLTRDLYLYLINSAKKEILITSPYLIFDNELFTALKLAAHSGIDVKIIIPNIADKKLVYLVTESYAEELSQSGIKIYKYTPGFIHSKLLVIDHEKAVIGTTNLDFRSLYLHFEDNIYLYKSKTVESIRRFILNTLELSAFQTPDDLRKKSFILRIIQLIIKGFAPIL, translated from the coding sequence ATGCGTAAACTTGTAAAAATGTTAACTAGTAAGACATTGATTATTGGTCTTATATTTTTAGTTCAAATGATTTTTCTTTTCTTTATTGTTTACAAATTATCAATTAATAATTATATTGGTCTATATGTGCAATTATTTTTTATCATTATGGCTTTCTTAACTGTTATCCATATTTTATCAAATGATGATAATCCAATTTATAAAATGGCTTGGTTAATTCCTGTTTTAGCATTACCTGTTTTTGGAACGTTCTTCTATATTCTATATCATGGTAATAACATTACACAAAGAACAATGCGAAAATATAACCAAATAATTAAAGACCGTGCTAGTTTACTTATTGAACAACCGAACTATTCTAATTTAAAAGAAATTAACTTCTTTAATCGAAACGGTTGGAGAGATTACAAAAATACATCTTCACTTTTTTTAGGCTCAGGTGAAGAAAAACTTAAAAATTTATTATGGGACTTAGAAAATGCTCAAGAATTTATTCTTTTTGAATACTTTATTATTTCTAAAGGAAAAATGTTTGATCAAATATTAAATATTTTAATCGATAAAGCAAGTAATGGTGTTGAAGTAAAAGTTCTTTATGATGATTTTGGATGTGCTGGAAGACTTCCTTCAAATTTCATTAAAAAAATGAAGAAAAAGAATATAGAAGTGATTGCTTTTAATAGAATGCGCTGGCACATTAACTTTGGTATGAATTATCGAGATCATAGAAAGATTGTTGTCATTGATAATAAAGTAGGTTATACAGGCGGTATTAACATTGCTGATGAGTATATTAATGAATATAAAAGATTTGGCCATTGGCATGATGCTTCTGTCCGAATTGAAGGTGACGCTGTTTGGAGTTTGACTTTAACATTCTTAGAAAACTGGAATTTTAGTTTGAAAGAAACAGAACAAGTTCAATATACAAAGTATTATCGAAAACACAAAGTTGAAGCTGATGGGATTGTTCTTCCATTCGCTGATAGTCCAATTGAAAAAAGTAATTTAACACGTGATTTATATCTATACCTAATTAATTCTGCAAAAAAAGAAATTCTGATTACATCACCATATCTAATTTTTGATAATGAACTTTTCACTGCATTAAAACTTGCTGCTCATAGTGGTATTGATGTTAAAATTATTATTCCAAATATTGCTGATAAAAAATTAGTTTATTTGGTTACTGAATCATATGCAGAAGAATTATCTCAATCCGGAATAAAAATTTACAAATATACTCCAGGTTTTATTCATTCAAAACTTCTAGTTATTGATCATGAAAAAGCTGTAATTGGAACAACAAACCTTGACTTTAGAAGCCTATATCTACACTTTGAAGATAATATATATTTATACAAGTCAAAAACTGTTGAATCAATTAGACGTTTTATCCTTAATACACTTGAACTTTCTGCATTTCAAACTCCAGATGATTTAAGAAAAAAGAGTTTTATACTTAGAATTATTCAATTGATTATTAAAGGATTTGCTCCAATATTATAA
- the argS gene encoding arginine--tRNA ligase, with translation MIETLKENIKNIIEGKYNITNVTVEDGKIENVDISVPLFVVSKQTKKNPKVVFDELEPVLKFEEIKEVNFLNGFLNINLDPKLVSKKVLESILEQKEEYGKSDINKLEIIVMDYSSPNIAKSFGVGHLRSTMIGNAIKNLYLKTGAKVVGINHLGDWGTQFGKMIVAYKKWGNEESIKKDPINELQKLYVRFHDEEKTNPELEQEGRDAFRKLELNDPEMIQLWNWFKDESLKEFMRVYERLNVTFDSYNGEAFYNDKMDAVVEELKEKNLLVEDAGATIVNLEAFNLPPALIKKSDGATLYMTRDLAAILYRAKTYNFTKVLYVVGNEQKLHFEQLKAVSKLMGYNFDIEHIGFGLVLVDGKKMSTRGGKFKRLEEVIEQAVLDAKAAITEKNPNLANKDKVAEAVGIGAIVFNDLKNDRNLNVDFNLDNMLKFEGQTGPYLQYSGVRIASILRENKLDNSKIDFNYFNETHYYDVVKLLSMFPQVIKRSCEQEFPSILAKYLLSLAQGFNHFYGRQKIVVEDINHLNTNLALIQSIRYVLNEGMRILGITYLDEM, from the coding sequence ATGATAGAAACATTAAAAGAAAATATAAAGAATATTATTGAAGGAAAATATAACATAACAAACGTTACTGTTGAAGATGGTAAAATTGAAAATGTTGATATTTCAGTTCCTTTATTTGTTGTTAGTAAACAAACAAAAAAGAACCCTAAGGTAGTTTTTGATGAATTAGAACCTGTTTTAAAATTTGAAGAAATAAAAGAAGTTAATTTTTTAAATGGGTTTTTAAATATTAATTTAGATCCAAAATTAGTTTCAAAGAAAGTTCTTGAAAGTATTTTGGAACAAAAAGAAGAATATGGAAAATCAGATATTAATAAGTTAGAGATTATTGTTATGGACTATTCATCTCCAAATATCGCTAAGTCATTTGGTGTTGGTCATTTAAGATCAACTATGATTGGAAATGCGATAAAAAATCTATACTTAAAAACTGGAGCTAAAGTTGTTGGTATTAACCATTTAGGCGACTGGGGAACACAGTTTGGTAAAATGATTGTTGCTTATAAAAAATGGGGGAATGAGGAATCTATAAAAAAAGATCCTATTAATGAACTTCAAAAGTTATATGTTAGATTCCATGATGAAGAAAAAACAAATCCTGAACTTGAACAAGAAGGAAGAGATGCTTTTAGAAAACTTGAATTAAATGATCCAGAAATGATCCAATTATGGAATTGGTTTAAAGATGAATCATTAAAAGAATTTATGAGAGTTTATGAAAGATTAAATGTAACATTTGATTCATATAATGGAGAAGCATTTTATAATGACAAAATGGATGCAGTTGTTGAAGAATTAAAAGAAAAAAATCTTCTTGTTGAAGATGCTGGAGCAACGATTGTAAATTTAGAAGCATTTAATCTACCACCAGCACTTATTAAAAAGTCTGATGGAGCAACACTTTATATGACAAGAGATTTAGCTGCAATTTTATATAGAGCTAAAACTTATAATTTCACAAAAGTATTATATGTTGTTGGAAATGAACAAAAACTTCATTTTGAACAATTAAAAGCTGTTAGTAAATTAATGGGTTATAATTTTGATATTGAACATATTGGATTTGGCTTAGTACTTGTTGATGGTAAGAAAATGTCAACAAGAGGTGGTAAATTTAAACGTCTTGAAGAAGTTATTGAACAAGCTGTTTTAGATGCTAAAGCAGCAATCACTGAAAAAAACCCTAATTTAGCTAATAAAGATAAAGTAGCAGAAGCAGTTGGTATTGGAGCAATTGTTTTCAATGATTTAAAAAATGATCGTAATTTAAATGTTGATTTTAATTTAGATAATATGCTGAAATTTGAAGGACAAACTGGTCCATATTTACAATATAGTGGTGTAAGAATTGCTTCTATATTAAGAGAAAATAAACTTGATAATAGTAAAATTGATTTTAATTATTTTAATGAAACTCATTACTATGATGTTGTTAAATTACTAAGTATGTTCCCTCAAGTAATTAAAAGAAGTTGCGAACAAGAGTTTCCAAGTATTCTTGCGAAATATTTATTAAGTTTAGCACAAGGTTTCAATCATTTCTACGGAAGACAAAAAATAGTTGTTGAAGATATTAATCATTTAAATACTAATCTAGCATTAATTCAATCAATTAGATATGTTTTAAATGAAGGAATGAGAATATTAGGAATTACCTATTTGGATGAAATGTAA